In Deinococcus sp. QL22, the following are encoded in one genomic region:
- a CDS encoding A24 family peptidase, translating into MNLDVFIVVCAAVFGLLVGSFSNVLIWRLPRGENIAFPPSHCPHCDHALSPLDLVPVASWLALGGKCRYCRAPIKRRYPVVELLTGLGYGVIAALFPLGVYGVGTLGLMVLFTLLLVASAIDLDTYTIPDELTLPGVVLGLVFAFFGARAAGAEYNLPNLPEAVNGALLGAGLLVTIDLLASWVLRRFKERQYPDFPIGYQQISLALLAGAWLGPWWGAGVGLLAVGINLAARRVVRIPELLTIGGFLVSVMLGSAGYGMGLILMVQGALAAAGAVSLVAGLYWWIQYLRTAKADTAEDDAPYDPSAMGFGDVKLAAVIGAFLGWERLLVAVVVAVFAGALFGIVQLALKSENRVKFGPYLALGAVVALIWGAAIVESYRGMLGL; encoded by the coding sequence GTGAATCTCGACGTCTTCATCGTAGTGTGCGCCGCCGTATTCGGGTTGTTGGTCGGCTCGTTTTCCAATGTGCTGATCTGGCGGCTTCCACGCGGTGAAAACATCGCTTTTCCGCCCAGTCATTGCCCGCACTGCGACCACGCCCTCAGTCCCCTAGACCTCGTGCCTGTGGCCTCCTGGCTGGCGCTGGGGGGCAAATGCCGCTACTGCCGCGCTCCCATCAAGCGGCGGTATCCGGTCGTAGAATTGCTGACGGGCCTCGGCTACGGCGTCATCGCGGCCCTATTCCCGCTGGGCGTCTACGGCGTGGGCACACTGGGTCTGATGGTGCTGTTTACGCTGCTGCTGGTCGCCAGCGCCATAGACCTCGACACCTACACCATTCCCGACGAACTGACCCTGCCCGGCGTGGTGCTGGGGCTGGTGTTTGCCTTCTTCGGGGCGCGGGCGGCGGGGGCCGAATACAACCTACCCAACTTGCCGGAAGCCGTGAACGGGGCGCTGCTGGGCGCGGGTCTGTTGGTCACCATAGACTTGCTGGCTTCATGGGTGCTGCGGCGGTTCAAGGAGCGGCAATACCCTGATTTTCCCATCGGCTACCAGCAGATCAGTCTGGCGCTGCTGGCGGGGGCGTGGCTGGGGCCGTGGTGGGGCGCGGGCGTGGGCCTGCTGGCGGTGGGCATAAATTTGGCGGCTCGGCGTGTGGTGCGTATTCCCGAATTGCTCACCATCGGCGGCTTTCTGGTCAGCGTGATGCTGGGCAGCGCAGGCTACGGCATGGGCCTGATTCTGATGGTGCAGGGAGCACTGGCCGCAGCCGGCGCGGTATCGCTGGTGGCGGGCCTGTACTGGTGGATTCAATATTTACGCACCGCCAAAGCAGACACAGCCGAAGACGACGCCCCCTACGACCCCAGCGCCATGGGCTTTGGCGACGTGAAACTGGCCGCCGTGATCGGTGCGTTTTTGGGCTGGGAGCGCTTATTGGTGGCGGTGGTCGTCGCTGTATTTGCCGGGGCCCTGTTCGGCATCGTGCAACTGGCCCTCAAGAGTGAAAACCGCGTCAAGTTCGGGCCGTATCTGGCCCTCGGCGCAGTGGTGGCGCTGATCTGGGGCGCGGCGATCGTGGAGAGCTACCGGGGGATGCTGGGGCTGTAA
- a CDS encoding VUT family protein — protein sequence MRKSSTMAALTGLPLLLIALYALSILLANLTLNSFIPLPVFGLLSVGTIFFAAVFTLRDRIHQAGGLRAVYIALALALVVNTLFALVTGTPWRFIGASFLALLIGELADTGVYQRLIHRNWWTRVLASNAVSVPLDSILFTVLAFYGDMSNRDIAQIIFADILAKFLIAALFAFRVRSVARPTTS from the coding sequence ATGAGAAAGAGTTCTACGATGGCGGCCCTGACTGGCCTGCCCCTGCTCCTGATCGCCCTGTACGCGCTGAGCATTTTGCTCGCCAACCTGACGCTCAATAGCTTTATTCCACTGCCTGTTTTCGGTCTGCTGAGTGTAGGCACTATTTTCTTCGCGGCAGTATTCACCCTGCGAGACCGGATTCACCAAGCGGGCGGGTTGCGGGCCGTGTATATCGCTCTTGCGCTGGCGTTGGTGGTCAATACGCTGTTTGCTCTCGTCACAGGCACCCCCTGGCGCTTTATTGGGGCGTCGTTTCTGGCCCTCCTGATCGGAGAATTGGCCGATACAGGCGTGTATCAGCGCCTCATTCACCGCAACTGGTGGACACGGGTGCTGGCGAGCAACGCTGTGAGTGTGCCGCTGGATTCCATCCTATTTACGGTGCTGGCCTTTTACGGCGATATGAGCAACCGCGACATCGCCCAGATCATCTTTGCCGACATTCTGGCTAAGTTCCTGATCGCAGCCCTGTTCGCCTTCCGGGTACGCTCGGTGGCTCGCCCCACCACATCATGA
- a CDS encoding NUDIX hydrolase, with product MTTSPPETARLLAYQVGVFALVHQRNQYLLVRPRRPILPGGNYGLPGLVLDAEAGSGVVEMGRRRALLAQVGISVSGLRLVGSHAARGTEHGQADARLYLIFGTEYCSGILNPQPAELYSAEWMAASSFDNRTPEWLHAAVREYQTTAAPTPPPSVSSVFGRKR from the coding sequence GTGACCACGTCCCCCCCAGAAACCGCCCGGCTCCTCGCCTATCAGGTGGGCGTGTTCGCCCTTGTGCACCAGCGAAATCAGTATTTGCTGGTGCGCCCGCGCCGTCCCATTTTGCCGGGCGGAAATTACGGTCTGCCGGGCCTGGTTCTCGACGCCGAAGCGGGCAGCGGGGTAGTGGAAATGGGACGGCGCCGCGCTCTTTTGGCTCAGGTGGGGATTTCGGTTTCGGGACTGCGCCTGGTGGGCAGCCACGCCGCACGCGGCACCGAACATGGGCAGGCCGACGCCCGCCTGTACCTTATTTTTGGCACCGAATACTGCTCCGGCATCCTGAATCCTCAGCCCGCCGAACTGTACAGCGCCGAATGGATGGCTGCCTCCAGCTTCGATAACCGCACCCCAGAATGGCTGCACGCCGCCGTGCGCGAATACCAGACGACTGCCGCGCCCACGCCGCCGCCCTCGGTGTCCTCAGTGTTTGGCCGCAAACGCTAA
- a CDS encoding arginase translates to MLLSIDWDAYSGCADLVFDAPIWGTRDLPADREEAWQARTLRRNPLAQDWTPLAADFPLYPGWEALARYAGCPAWVTLSHADAWGWLEDHARRTGAPHDVLNIDSHHDLASRSGDGTRVRPGNWAGLGLGAGMIQNYTCLYPAWHTTLAVAEGFDLERTHAEVAGLLSSELLPRLALRRMADPTGGLPDPAEVSGVLLVQSPAWTNPAHDPAFWALTEHLNAHVVVAPLYRQWGGCGAPPS, encoded by the coding sequence TTGCTGCTGAGCATCGATTGGGACGCCTACAGCGGGTGCGCCGATCTGGTCTTTGATGCACCGATCTGGGGCACCCGCGACCTGCCCGCAGACCGAGAGGAGGCCTGGCAGGCCCGCACGCTGAGGCGCAATCCGCTGGCCCAGGACTGGACACCCCTGGCCGCCGACTTCCCGCTGTATCCCGGCTGGGAGGCGCTGGCACGCTACGCGGGATGCCCGGCCTGGGTCACGCTGTCCCACGCCGACGCCTGGGGCTGGCTGGAAGACCACGCCCGGCGGACTGGAGCGCCCCACGACGTGCTGAACATAGATTCCCACCATGACCTTGCCAGCAGGAGTGGCGACGGAACGCGGGTGCGGCCCGGAAACTGGGCGGGCCTCGGCCTCGGCGCGGGCATGATTCAGAACTACACCTGCCTGTATCCGGCGTGGCACACGACATTGGCGGTGGCCGAGGGCTTTGATCTGGAGCGCACCCACGCCGAGGTTGCTGGCCTGCTTTCCTCTGAACTGCTGCCCCGCCTTGCCCTGCGCCGGATGGCCGACCCGACTGGCGGCCTGCCCGACCCGGCAGAGGTCAGCGGCGTGTTGCTTGTGCAGTCGCCCGCGTGGACGAACCCGGCCCATGACCCGGCCTTCTGGGCACTGACCGAACACTTGAATGCACATGTAGTGGTGGCCCCCCTGTACCGACAATGGGGTGGGTGTGGCGCGCCTCCAAGCTGA
- a CDS encoding GNAT family N-acetyltransferase, which produces MSRWPVSEWNVRGIQDTDWDAAAEVWTAAHPHDPFSGPELRHQTAQQTTWGYRHTALVAEAEGGATSGSTVVGLGLLSQNPGMYHPQRFGLELAVCPERQGQGVGAALWEALEVQLRDWHALSVRTLAREDHPLAPHFLTRRGFTRGKRYFTSAVNLSQASDAAPFDEGPFLPTEARLTALGVRVRSLAEVRESGTPDLPRRLHALMSDVRRDVPRSEPATPLTFEVFDEAVLNDSCLLPEAYLIAEAPGGDWIGQSTLFRSEASADLLTGLTGVTRDWRGQGVATLLKLHVLRVAQALAAQTGGEVFLRTDNASDNAPMLAINDRFGFVRDPASVSWVLAFETSERLCC; this is translated from the coding sequence ATGAGCCGCTGGCCTGTTTCTGAATGGAATGTGCGGGGTATTCAGGACACCGACTGGGACGCCGCCGCCGAGGTCTGGACGGCGGCCCACCCACACGACCCCTTCAGCGGCCCGGAACTGAGGCACCAGACAGCGCAGCAAACCACCTGGGGCTACCGTCATACGGCGCTGGTGGCCGAAGCTGAGGGCGGAGCAACTTCGGGAAGCACCGTAGTCGGCCTGGGCCTGCTGTCGCAGAATCCGGGCATGTACCACCCGCAGCGGTTTGGGCTGGAATTGGCAGTGTGCCCGGAACGGCAGGGGCAGGGCGTGGGCGCGGCGTTATGGGAAGCACTGGAGGTGCAATTGCGTGACTGGCACGCCCTATCGGTTCGCACACTGGCCCGCGAAGATCACCCGCTCGCGCCCCATTTTCTGACCCGGCGCGGCTTTACTCGCGGCAAGCGGTACTTTACCAGCGCCGTGAACTTGAGTCAGGCCTCTGACGCAGCGCCATTTGACGAAGGGCCGTTTCTGCCCACCGAAGCGCGGCTGACCGCTCTGGGCGTGCGCGTCCGAAGCCTCGCGGAGGTGCGCGAATCTGGCACGCCCGACCTGCCCCGCCGCCTGCACGCCCTGATGTCCGATGTGCGCCGGGATGTCCCGCGTTCGGAACCCGCCACACCGCTCACCTTTGAAGTGTTCGACGAAGCCGTGCTGAACGATTCTTGCCTGTTGCCCGAAGCCTACCTGATCGCAGAAGCACCCGGCGGCGACTGGATCGGCCAATCCACCCTGTTCCGGTCTGAGGCCAGCGCCGACCTGTTGACCGGACTGACGGGCGTGACGCGGGACTGGCGCGGGCAGGGCGTGGCGACACTGTTGAAATTGCATGTCCTCCGGGTGGCACAGGCCCTGGCAGCCCAAACAGGCGGCGAGGTCTTCCTACGAACCGACAACGCCAGCGACAACGCGCCTATGCTGGCAATCAATGACCGCTTCGGCTTTGTGCGCGACCCCGCCAGCGTCAGTTGGGTGCTGGCGTTTGAAACGAGTGAGCGCCTTTGCTGCTGA